ACAAGCCAAGGCATCGCAATGGCGTTTGTTTTGTATAAAATTGCCAAGAATGCGCTCAAGACTATGCTGTGCTTGCGGCGCGTCAAGTAAGTGACATAACGGATTGCTAACTTCAATTGCTTGCTTAAAATCACCAAACAATTTTTTAATTATTTTAATTTTTCCTTTGATCAGATCGGTATCTTTAAGCTCCATGAATTCCAAAAGAATTGCCGGATCTTTTTCTATTTTTTTACAGAGTTTTTTGTATGCGTTGTTTATCACTTCAAAATTTGCTTGAAAATTTTCAACGCCTGGATTTTCTTGCACATTCACTGCACATGCTTTAAATACCTTGATTACAGGATTAAAGATGTTGAGCAAGCGCTCAACTCGTTGGTGCATTCCCTGCTCAAAGAAATTACTGTTCATGGCATGCATACTGCTTATAAACGGTGTTGCTAAAACGAGTGAGAAAAAAATAATGGGAATTTTCATAGTAAAAACCTTTACAGCATAATAAAAAAGATCTCGTATATCTACACTAAAAGTTTGCACACGTCAAAAAAAATTCTATGTAGAAATCACAAAATCCTATACCGCTATGCCGTACTTTATGCTATCTTAAAAAAGAAGGAGCCAAGTCAGTATGAAGAAAATAAAAATAATTGAGACCAGGTATTATTTAAGTCAACTATCAAAAATAATTCATAAGGGGCAAAATGAGGAAACATTACGCAATGAAATTAGAGAATTGATTAGCCAAGACCCATCAGAGGGTGACCTGATTCCAGGAACAGGTGGTTTACGAAAAATTCGCTATCCAATACCTGGAAAAGGAAAAAGCGGTGGATGCCGAATAATCTATTACTTCTATAACGAAAAAAACCCGGTTAGCCTCCTTACAATATATGCAAAAAATAGAGCGGACGATTTAAGTCCTCAAGAAAAAAAAGCGTTTTCTAAGATTGCTCAAGAGCTTAAAGCGATCTATAAATAGGAGTTGATGATGAAAAAACTAGCAAAAGAAATTCTCTCCGGCCTTGAAGATGCTTTAGCATATGCTCAAGGCGATAAAACTAGAGGTGTTGAAACAATCGTCACTGTGTCAAAAATTAACGTTAAAGCCATTAGACAAAAGACGGGTCTCACTCAAGAAGCATTTTCTCAACTTTTTGCTATAAAAGTTAGAACGCTTCAGGATTGGGAACAGCACAGAAGAAATCCAAGCATTGCAGCGCGTATCTTTTTATCATTAATTGATCAACATCCATCAACAGTCAAAAAAACGTTAAAGTCTCTGGGCTATCCCCTTAAATCTTCTGTCGGCAAAAGCAAAGCAATATCCAAGCCCAAAGTAAATAAATCTTCTAGAAAAATTGAGGATCCTCGACCAATTAAAAATAAATTGCGGCTTCGTTAATTACCAAAGTCGCGTTGAAAA
This sequence is a window from Candidatus Dependentiae bacterium. Protein-coding genes within it:
- a CDS encoding type II toxin-antitoxin system RelE/ParE family toxin — encoded protein: MKKIKIIETRYYLSQLSKIIHKGQNEETLRNEIRELISQDPSEGDLIPGTGGLRKIRYPIPGKGKSGGCRIIYYFYNEKNPVSLLTIYAKNRADDLSPQEKKAFSKIAQELKAIYK